The following are encoded together in the Verrucomicrobiota bacterium genome:
- a CDS encoding chemotaxis protein CheD yields MSTNSRSVHVHIGEVKIGKDCDKLQALLGSCVGIGLLYNEKKIYGLAHCLLAESPKKMFSIGGRYVDQAIFSLLKLMKIGEKSIKDIQAVVAGGSNMTMPNHMNPKQLVGVVNSRFTVQKLREKKIKIIHEDFGGTLGRKIFIDCQSGQYEINKIPKLEEV; encoded by the coding sequence ATGAGCACCAATTCTAGATCCGTACATGTTCATATTGGCGAGGTCAAAATCGGCAAAGACTGCGACAAGCTTCAGGCTCTTTTAGGTTCATGCGTCGGTATTGGCTTATTATATAACGAAAAAAAAATCTATGGCCTAGCTCATTGCTTACTGGCAGAGTCGCCCAAGAAAATGTTCAGCATTGGAGGCCGTTATGTCGACCAAGCTATATTCTCTTTACTTAAGCTTATGAAAATAGGCGAAAAAAGCATCAAAGATATTCAAGCCGTAGTCGCCGGTGGCAGTAATATGACGATGCCTAACCACATGAACCCTAAACAACTTGTTGGCGTTGTTAATTCGAGGTTCACCGTTCAAAAATTACGTGAAAAAAAAATCAAAATCATTCATGAAGATTTTGGAGGAACGCTGGGAAGAAAAATTTTTATCGATTGCCAAAGCGGTCAATATGAAATCAATAAAATTCCAAAATTAGAAGAGGTTTAA
- a CDS encoding chemotaxis protein CheW, giving the protein MEEITADSFTEKNKLCDIYGSFLLAENEFALPVQSIREVVNEPANYSTIPLSPDYLLGLFNLRGMIIPVVDLRKIFNLDDSHHESFTRKVAIIEYGDLALGLLFDKTGEVFNGNTVERSQFHHREGVKESIVEGVFKFEGGERIVQILDSYELLNLDKIPCSRDTEGFGLRRNSGKRRQCISFKVGDALCAFNIHEIQEIVKVDKIDNTALSHACSLGAINIRGNTVPVIDFGIILGMRKEPCEISQDYLLHDRKVIVMKLDDELFSLLVDSIESIVSYFDDELAQFPLLGSHHSKLFLGCISKGPKQNVILLDHREVLSDAEIEAVTRGHSDLYKNHDDQSEKNRLSNEKRTLITFSISETYALEMSEVQEIIEHPEEVMRPPNLPHFIDGIVNLRDDIIPMINPRTLYAMDACSRKDKKILVFMMNGDKYGLIVDSVDSIVTFSEHKDVKLPQTMYSKGNHPVSEIVKEVLQVKMPNEDTQVLMIMNLTALASKTFLQEAA; this is encoded by the coding sequence ATGGAAGAAATAACGGCAGATTCTTTTACTGAGAAAAATAAATTGTGTGATATATACGGTTCTTTTCTACTGGCAGAAAATGAATTCGCATTGCCTGTGCAGTCTATACGTGAGGTCGTGAATGAACCGGCTAATTATAGCACTATCCCCCTCTCCCCAGATTATTTATTGGGTCTATTTAATTTGCGCGGCATGATTATTCCTGTGGTGGATCTAAGAAAGATATTTAATCTCGATGACTCACATCATGAAAGTTTCACTAGAAAAGTAGCGATCATAGAATATGGGGATCTCGCTCTAGGATTATTGTTTGATAAAACCGGTGAGGTTTTTAATGGAAATACAGTTGAAAGAAGTCAATTTCATCACAGAGAGGGTGTAAAAGAGTCGATTGTTGAAGGAGTTTTTAAATTTGAAGGAGGTGAGCGGATCGTACAAATCCTCGACTCTTATGAGCTGCTTAATCTAGATAAGATACCGTGTTCGCGAGATACGGAAGGTTTCGGATTAAGAAGAAATTCTGGCAAACGAAGACAGTGTATCTCTTTTAAAGTCGGCGACGCACTCTGCGCTTTCAACATTCATGAAATACAAGAAATTGTTAAAGTTGATAAGATTGATAATACAGCACTTTCTCATGCATGCAGTTTAGGAGCTATTAATATAAGAGGTAATACGGTTCCTGTCATTGACTTTGGTATTATACTTGGAATGCGCAAGGAACCCTGTGAGATCTCTCAGGATTATCTCCTGCATGATCGAAAGGTTATAGTCATGAAATTGGATGATGAATTATTTAGTCTTCTGGTAGATTCGATAGAGAGTATCGTGTCCTATTTTGATGATGAACTGGCACAGTTTCCTTTATTGGGTAGCCATCATAGCAAACTCTTTTTAGGATGTATTTCTAAGGGCCCTAAACAAAATGTTATCCTTTTGGATCATAGGGAAGTTTTATCAGACGCGGAGATTGAGGCCGTGACCAGAGGTCATAGTGACCTCTATAAAAACCATGACGACCAAAGCGAAAAGAACCGATTATCTAATGAGAAGAGAACCCTCATCACCTTCTCCATCAGTGAAACATACGCTTTAGAAATGAGCGAAGTACAAGAGATAATAGAACATCCTGAAGAAGTCATGCGACCTCCAAACTTGCCTCATTTCATTGATGGTATAGTAAATTTAAGAGACGATATTATCCCTATGATTAACCCTAGGACTCTGTATGCGATGGATGCTTGCTCCAGAAAAGATAAGAAAATCTTAGTCTTTATGATGAACGGAGATAAGTACGGTCTCATAGTCGACTCTGTCGACTCGATCGTTACTTTTTCCGAACATAAGGACGTTAAGCTGCCCCAAACGATGTACAGCAAAGGAAATCATCCGGTCTCTGAAATTGTTAAAGAGGTACTCCAAGTCAAGATGCCTAATGAAGATACTCAGGTATTAATGATCATGAATTTAACAGCTTTGGCATCAAAGACTTTCCTTCAAGAAGCAGCTTGA
- a CDS encoding diacylglycerol kinase family protein: MNPKICIILNPAAKGERARRFVRTLKREFPDVHLMLTRAPGHALNLAREASDKGFETIVAAGGDGTLNEVVNGMALSKSKLGIMPIGSVNVFAMELGIPREVDKAVEILRKHHTRKIDLARANNRWFVQLSGVGFDAEIVKSTDLNLKKALGPLSYAVTVSQLAGKKPATIHLRNGKKSHKKDGAFVLIGNGRLYGGPFAVFPDADLEDGLLDVCLFEKISHMDVLRYIQGIILGRHINMEDVHYFKADKIVISSENNEVPVEVDGELSGNTPVEFEVVTKGLEVIVP; encoded by the coding sequence ATGAATCCAAAAATCTGCATCATCTTAAATCCAGCCGCTAAAGGTGAGCGCGCTAGACGGTTCGTGAGGACATTAAAGAGAGAATTCCCCGATGTCCACCTTATGCTTACTCGTGCACCTGGACATGCACTAAATTTAGCAAGGGAGGCATCCGATAAAGGCTTTGAAACCATAGTAGCAGCGGGTGGGGATGGCACACTTAATGAAGTCGTCAATGGTATGGCCCTTTCCAAGTCTAAATTAGGCATCATGCCCATAGGTTCTGTCAATGTTTTTGCGATGGAGTTGGGAATTCCCCGTGAAGTAGACAAAGCAGTTGAGATCCTAAGAAAGCATCATACTCGCAAAATAGACCTGGCTAGAGCTAATAACCGTTGGTTTGTCCAGCTCAGTGGTGTTGGGTTTGATGCTGAAATAGTCAAGTCAACCGACCTGAACCTTAAAAAGGCTCTGGGACCATTAAGCTATGCGGTCACGGTGAGTCAATTGGCGGGAAAGAAACCTGCGACGATCCACCTAAGAAATGGTAAAAAATCTCATAAAAAGGATGGAGCATTTGTTCTCATTGGTAACGGGCGTCTCTATGGTGGGCCCTTTGCCGTTTTTCCCGATGCGGATTTGGAGGATGGATTGTTAGACGTTTGCCTATTTGAAAAGATTTCCCACATGGATGTGCTTCGTTATATCCAGGGGATCATCCTAGGAAGGCATATTAACATGGAAGATGTTCACTATTTCAAAGCAGATAAAATTGTTATTAGCTCCGAAAATAACGAAGTCCCTGTTGAGGTCGATGGAGAACTTAGCGGAAACACCCCTGTTGAATTCGAGGTAGTTACAAAAGGATTAGAAGTTATTGTACCTTAG